From the genome of Mugil cephalus isolate CIBA_MC_2020 chromosome 2, CIBA_Mcephalus_1.1, whole genome shotgun sequence, one region includes:
- the zgc:154142 gene encoding ovochymase-2 — MDAEKGYRRRRGLSTLEKSLMFLFVAMTGACIGLIVIYFTDKSESTESPDTTEPTSGCGGPRELSGESGTFTSWNYPNSYDNGKSCTWQITVDPGKVIHLWFEEFALEETQLCTADFITLRDSLGVIGKYCGYSIPKPVVSLTNHLTVFFDTNDRKTDQGFKAHFKAVAPEQTSEIAGAGGFLQGDQGNLMTPGFPDKNYTDGVLYQWKITVPEGNRVRLTFTSFELVPEVCGDFVQVYDGSDAGASSIGKLCGGKMPKPVDSSRNTMVVRFKSDNSLTSKGFEATYTKFSLPPVVPTTTKPTTTTRPTTQTSPAATTTGSGGPIILTGRKGVVQSMGFPNPYPANLNTSWEISVSRGFLVKLHITELAITGETGQCKEDKLVISDAYSVLATHCGYIIPPVLVSATNKISITFQSDGRLTDRGFSAKWEAVYPEDVTEIQGCGSYSTEETGVIKSQDWPMNYKANSECIWNIVLPLGTKMKLTFTDFDLEAKDILTSKCYDNIKVYDINGLTNALIQEYGPFCGTTLPSAIQTQGNRLVIRFHADLFTEGKGFRAYWTTNPSLPAPTEPPVQPNPWDNIPIDWPSTCGKPAIPPAVVSRIVNGEAAKPHSWPWQVSMQVWPSSQTEPKFFHTCGGTLIHKNWVLTAAHCFIRYADELQRWRMCLGKHNLTYTEPSERCFSISGIYRHEGFKYPTVPTVEFDIALVRLDGEVIPSDQISFACLPSEEEVLPAEKKCYATGWGDETGDSQNPKVAEGLNQVALPVVPYDTCKRMDYWWFQVKPSMICCGYALPDELKSVCQGDSGGPLVCQDTPGGLWEVHGITSFGPVGCIMDKKPSVFTRSSAYIPWISNVIRRDIYNEHTSGCGGAKELTGTSGTVSSMGYPGSYSNKASCHWIIRVPAGKLVHLHFRDFSLEESELCINDKVSLTDGLGSLGTYCGNVGPKDIVSDGNTLHISFSSNDKVVDTGFTATWRAVDPADAPCGGSFSSNQGEITSPNWPGDYEARSVCTWRIAIPSSKSIHVAFTHFELQAVNMLGNCVDYVEVFNGYNMSSLGRFCGFAPPPAIAVPSNTVVIRFLSNGANQQQGFRGYWTTDASVIPTLPPPTPYPWNITINWPKNCGNPAVPPNTATPRVVNGEEAVPHSWPWQVSMQATPMFPIPYMHGCGGSLIHEEWILTAAHCFMVPLNNPSFWRMCLGKHHMNSSMDVPSAERCYKVDAIIRHKGFVYEQDSSDISNDIALVHLTQPVNMTREISPICLPKPGTVMPAGTPCFVTGWGDEKGNLFPKVSDKLNQAALPIVDFETCSKPAYWWDALRPSMICAGYESPDELKSACQGDSGGPFACTATGTKTTWEVHGIVSFGPQGCIKDKKPSVFTRVSAFSDWIEDNIKKFIHESGKTK, encoded by the exons ATGGATGCGGAGAAAGGTTATCGTCGGCGCCGGGGTCTGAGCACTCTGGAAAAGtctctgatgtttctgtttgtggcTATGACCGGCGCCTGCATCGGCCTCATTGTCATCTACTTCACTGACAAATCTGAATCTACTGAATCTCCTGATACAACAG AGCCCACCTCGGGGTGTGGAGGTCCTCGAGAGCTGTCTGGGGAGTCAGGCACCTTCACCAGCTGGAACTACCCCAACAGCTACGACAATGGCAAAAGTTGCACTTGGCAAATCACTGTGGACCCGGGGAAG GTGATCCATCTGTGGTTCGAGGAGTTTGCTTTAGAGGAAACTCAGCTCTGCACAGCGGACTTCATCACACTGAGAGATTCACTGGGCGTCATCG GCAAATACTGTGGCTACTCCATACCCAAGCCAGTGGTGTCACTGACCAACCACCTCACAGTCTTCTTTGACAccaatgacagaaaaacagaccaAGGATTCAAGGCTCATTTCAAAGCAGTGGCTCCAGAGCAAACATCAG AAATAGCCGGAGCCGGCGGCTTTCTTCAAGGTGATCAGGGGAATCTGATGACCCCCGGCTTCCCGGACAAGAACTACACGGATGGAGTGCTGTACCAG TGGAAAATCACAGTGCCCGAAGGCAACAGGGTCCGACTGACATTTACCTCCTTCGAACTGGTCCCTGAGGTCTGTGGAGACTTTGTCCAGGTCTACGATGGCAGCGATGCTGGCGCTTCTTCAATTG GTAAACTATGTGGGGGCAAGATGCCAAAGCCGGTGGATTCCAGCAGAAACACCATGGTTGTCCGCTTCAAATCTGACAACAGTTTGACTTCAAAAGGATTCGAAGCAACCTACACAAAGTTCAGCCTTCCACCTGTTGTTCCAACCACAACCaaacccacaaccacaaccagacCCACCACTCAAACCTCTCCGGCTGCCACAACCACTG GCAGCGGCGGTCCAATAATCCTTACTGGGCGTAAAGGAGTTGTCCAGTCCATGGGTTTCCCGAATCCATACCCTGCTAATTTAAACACTTCCTGGGAGATATCTGTGTCCAGAGGATTCCTGGTGAAGCTGCACATCACTGAATTGGCCATCACAGGAGAGACTGGACAGTGCAAGGAGGACAAACTGGTCATCTCAGATGCATACAGCGTTCTAG CTACACACTGCGGCTACATCATCCCCCCGGTGCTGGTCAGCGCCACTAACAAAATATCTATCACCTTCCAGTCCGACGGTCGCCTCACAGACCGAGGTTTCTCTGCCAAGTGGGAGGCTGTGTATCCTGAGGATGTCACAG aaatccAGGGCTGTGGCTCTTATTCCACAGAGGAAACCGGGGTTATCAAGTCCCAGGACTGGCCTATGAACTACAAGGCCAACAGCGAGTGCATATGGAACATCGTTTTGCCTCTGGggacaaaaatgaaactaaCATTCACAGACTTTGACCTAGAAGCCAAAGATATCTTGACGTCCAAATGCTATGATAACATAAAGGTGTACGACATCAATGGTCTGACTAATGCCCTGATTCAAGAATACG GTCCGTTTTGTGGGACTACGCTGCCTAGTGCCATCCAGACACAGGGCAACAGGCTGGTGATTCGATTCCATGCGGACCTGTTTACTGAGGGCAAAGGCTTCAGGGCCTACTGGACAACAAACCCAAGTCTGCCTGCTCCCACTGAGCCCCCTGTTCAGCCCAACCCCTGGGACAACATCCCCATAG ACTGGCCCAGTACATGTGGGAAACCAGCCATTCCTCCCGCTGTTGTGTCACGCATTGTAAACGGGGAGGCAGCCAAGCCACACTCCTGGCCCTGGCAGGTGTCCATGCAG GTCTGGCCAAGCAGTCAGACAGAACCCAAATTCTTCCATACCTGCGGTGGTACTCTTATTCATAAGAACTGGGTACTCACAGCAGCCCATTGCTTCATAAG ATATGCAGATGAGCTGCAGCGTTGGCGTATGTGCCTTGGAAAACACAACCTGACCTACACAGAGCCGAGTGAACGCTGCTTCAGCATATCTGGAATCTATCGCCACGAGGGCTTCAAGTATCCCACGGTGCCCACGGTGGAGTTTGACATTGCCCTGGTGAGGCTGGATGGGGAGGTCATACCCAGTGATCAGATATCATTCGCCTGCCTTCCCTCCGAGGAGGAAGTCCTACCCGCGGAAAAGAAGTGCTACGCCACCGGCTGGGGAGACGAGACAG GTGATTCACAAAATCCTAAAGTTGCAGAAGGCCTCAACCAGGTTGCCCTGCCCGTTGTGCCATATGACACCTGCAAGAGGATGGATTACTGGTGGTTCCAGGTCAAGCCCTCCATGATCTGTTGCGGTTATGCCCTTCCCGATGAGCTCAAATCTGTCtgtcag GGAGATTCAGGTGGTCCACTGGTTTGCCAGGATACCCCTGGTGGTCTTTGGGAAGTTCATGGTATAACCAGCTTCGGCCCTGTTGGATGCATTATGGATAAAAAGCCCTCCGTGTTCACCCGCTCCTCTGCCTACATCCCCTGGATCTCAAATGTCATCCGCAGGGACATCTACAATGAGCACA CATCTGGCTGTGGAGGGGCAAAGGAACTGACTGGCACAAGCGGCACCGTGTCCTCTATGGGTTACCCTGGCAGCTACAGCAACAAAGCGAGCTGCCACTGGATCATCCGCGTTCCTGCTGGAAAACTGGTCCACCTGCATTTCCGTGATTTCTCCCTGGAGGAGAGTGAGCTGTGCATAAATGACAAAGTCAGCCTCACAGACGGTCTGGGAAGTCTGG GCACCTACTGCGGCAATGTCGGCCCTAAAGATATAGTGAGTGACGGAAATACGCTTCACATCAGCTTCTCCTCAAATGACAAAGTGGTGGACACAGGCTTCACTGCCACCTGGAGGGCGGTGGACCCTGCAGACG CTCCTTGTGGAGGAAGTTTCAGCAGCAACCAGGGTGAAATCACCTCCCCCAACTGGCCCGGTGACTACGAAGCCCGGAGTGTTTGCACGTGGCGTATAGCCATCCCTTCATCAAAAAGTATCCACGTAGCCTTCACTCATTTTGAACTGCAAGCTGTGAACATGTTAGGAAACTGTGTGGACTATGTGGAGGTCTTCAATGGATACAACATGTCATCACTCG GTCGATTCTGCGGCTTTGCCCCTCCACCTGCCATCGCTGTCCCCAGCAACACAGTCGTTATTCGCTTCCTTAGTAACGGAGCTAATCAACAGCAGGGTTTCCGGGGTTACTGGACCACCGACGCCAGTGTCATCCCGACATTACCTCCCCCGACTCCATACCCGTGGAATATCACTATAA ACTGGCCAAAAAATTGTGGCAACCCAGCAGTGCCACCAAATACAGCCACCCCAAGGGTGGTCAACGGGGAAGAGGCAGTCCCACACTCTTGGCCCTGGCAAGTGTCCATGCAG GCGACGCCGATGTTTCCCATACCTTACATGCATGGCTGTGGAGGCTCTTTGATTCACGAGGAGTGGATCCTAACTGCTGCTCACTGTTTCATGGT ACCACTGAATAACCCCTCTTTCTGGCGCATGTGTCTTGGAAAGCACCACATGAACTCCTCCATGGACGTCCCCTCGGCAGAGAGATGCTACAAGGTGGACGCCATCATCCGCCACAAGGGCTTCGTGTATGAGCAGGATAGCTCTGACATCAGCAACGACATAGCCCTGGTGCATTTGACCCAGCCGGTCAACATGACAAGAGAGATCAGCCCAATCTGTCTGCCCAAACCCGGGACCGTGATGCCTGCTGGGACGCCGTGCTTTGTCACTGGGTGGGGAGACGAGAAAG GTAACCTGTTCCCCAAAGTGTCTGACAAGCTGAATCAGGCAGCCCTTCCTATTGTTGACTTCGAGACGTGCAGTAAGCCCGCTTACTGGTGGGACGCCCTCAGGCCCTCCATGATTTGTGCTGGCTACGAGTCCCCAGATGAGCTGAAGTCAGCCTGCCAG GGTGACTCTGGGGGCCCTTTCGCCTGCACAGCcactggaacaaaaacaacttgGGAAGTGCATGGCATCGTCAGCTTtggacctcagggctgcatcAAAGACAAGAAACCCTCTGTGTTCACCCGAGTCTCTGCCTTCAGTGACTGGATTGAGGACAACATTAAAAAGTTTATTCATGAAAGTGGCAAAACCAAGTGA
- the gprin3b gene encoding G protein-regulated inducer of neurite outgrowth 3: MGTNPKRTVTVQMVPQLAVVDTLGNKEPNANWAKEPNLKLSQVCPKPNLSSPDKQDIVSVPTAPANTTPHTQKTASSGGEPVSSTVSDKPGPGNGNQTKSEHVTVGDKHLPCVSPTGHGVSKAGGVHKDSNANVEVLSLTNEKDVCKDGSPTAAQVDIHRSDCRIKGPSAPEEDSKAKVESKENISTNDKNLNRISELRNTASELKQDNNGSIVSPKNKDITVPQNNKEPDHVQSCSPSSAAPTPTQSMETSTPRSPTKPTSKSKETESINENLCLKQPERVSPVKKQEVSSDKHQPVSSQMDSSTLPQAIQNVPASRQVAEDTSQTHTAVFEGQQCCKLYREASTMTSSPSPVKQCHDMEVQAVANMCNKAVATSPSLLPFAVTRRPSGGAASREEAQSLAVVYQVNDGVSLHPMNITSLSASTDPMAERLTVEAEMCPNQNPGVLFHSETLSQQHDSRLGARAKEPGSALCNIQPVYQINIEHSNHKKQGEAGDSQHKARVQTSAAKTAPAEAPSLKSGTPLETAGASKSADSNKAALSHAAFTAKAEQALPTPRTTTTTISKTGLAENKDASSKQRSKEAGGKVLTKETNSGKQKSEPETNDDEDDELGKQKDKCIHDVVWDEQGMTWEVYGASVDPESLGFAIQSHLQCKIKEQERKLIAQTSFRKSISGAGSPRHGKKNKRRQQNIFRSMLQNVRRPNCCVRPPPTSVLE, encoded by the coding sequence ATGGGAACTAACCCAAAACGGACAGTGACAGTCCAGATGGTGCCTCAGCTGGCTGTGGTGGACACACTGGGCAATAAGGAGCCTAACGCTAACTGGGCTAAAGAGCCCAACCTCAAACTCTCTCAGGTGTGTCCAAAACCTAACCTTTCATCTCCTGACAAGCAGGATATCGTATCTGTGCCGACTGCCCCCGCTAACACCACGCCACATACCCAAAAAACTGCTTCCAGTGGAGGTGAACCCGTTAGCAGCACCGTGTCAGACAAACCAGGACCAGGAAATGGAAACCAGACAAAATCTGAGCATGTGACAGTCGGAGACAAGCATTTGCCATGTGTGTCTCCAACAGGCCATGGTGTGAGTAAGGCGGGAGGCGTCCATAAGGACTCTAATGCTAACGTGGAAGTGCTAAGCCTGACAAATGAAAAGGATGTGTGTAAGGATGGTTCGCCGACGGCCGCGCAGGTCGACATTCACAGGAGTGACTGCAGAATAAAAGGGCCGAGTGCTCCAGAGGAGGATTCAAAGGCCAAAGTGGAGagtaaagaaaatatttctacAAACGACAAAAATCTCAACAGGATCAGCGAATTAAGGAATACAGCATCAGAACTTAAGCAAGATAACAACGGTAGTATTGTGTCTCCCAAAAACAAGGATATTACTGTACCTCAAAATAATAAAGAGCCTGATCATGTACAAAGCTGCTCACCGAGCTCTGCAGCACCAACACCCACACAAAGCATGGAAACGTCAACTCCTCGTAGCCCCACTAAACCAACAtcaaaaagtaaagaaacagAGTCTATAAATGAGAATTTGTGTTTAAAACAACCAGAGAGGGTATCACCAGTAAAGAAACAAGAAGTCTCCTCAGATAAACATCAGCCAGTGTCTTCACAGATGGATTCCTCCACTCTGCCCCAGGCTATACAAAACGTGCCAGCGTCCAGGCAGGTGGCTGAGGACACCAGCCAGACTCACACAGCTGTCTTTGAAGGGCAGCAGTGCTGCAAGCTCTACAGGGAGGCCTCGACTATGACCTCATCTCCATCACCAGTCAAGCAGTGTCATGATATGGAGGTTCAGGCGGTGGCTAACATGTGCAATAAGGCGGTGGCCACAAGTCCAAGTCTGCTGCCCTTCGCTGTGACTCGTAGGCCGAGTGGTGGTGCAGCCTCCAGGGAGGAGGCGCAGAGCCTGGCTGTAGTGTACCAGGTTAATGACGGAGTGAGTCTCCATCCGATGAACAtcacctctctgtctgcctccacGGATCCGATGGCAGAGAGACTCACGGTCGAGGCAGAGATGTGCCCTAATCAAAATCCTGGCGTGCTTTTTCACTCAGAGACTTTGTCCCAGCAGCACGACTCCAGGCTAGGAGCCAGGGCGAAGGAGCCAGGATCAGCTCTGTGCAACATCCAGCCAGTTTATCAAATCAACATTGAACACAGCAATCACAAGAAGCAAGGCGAGGCAGGTGACTCCCAACATAAAGCCAGAGTTCAGACTTCCGCTGCAAAAACCGCCCCTGCTGAAGCTCCTTCTCTCAAATCAGGGACACCCCTAGAGACAGCTGGAGCTTCCAAGTCTGCTGACAGTAACAAAGCTGCGCTGTCTCATGCTGCTTTTACAGCCAAGGCTGAACAGGCCCTGCCAAcaccaagaacaacaacaacaaccatatCCAAGACAGGCCTAGCCGAAAATAAAGATGCAAGTTCAAAACAAAGGAGTAAAGAAGCTGGAGGTAAAGTGCTGACAAAGGAGACAAATTCTGGCAAACAGAAGTCGGAACCGGAGACAAAcgacgacgaggacgacgagCTGGGGAAGCAGAAGGACAAGTGCATCCACGACGTCGTCTGGGACGAACAAGGGATGACCTGGGAGGTCTACGGGGCTTCTGTGGACCCAGAGTCTCTTGGTTTTGCCATTCAGAGCCACCTGCAGTGCAAAATcaaggagcaggagaggaaacTGATCGCCCAGACGTCTTTCCGAAAGTCGATCTCTGGTGCCGGTTCGCCGCGACAcggcaaaaagaacaaaaggaggCAGCAGAACATTTTCAGGTCAATGCTGCAAAATGTCAGGCGGCCCAACTGCTGCGTACGTCCCCCTCCCACCTCCGTCCTCGAGTAG